The following DNA comes from Erigeron canadensis isolate Cc75 chromosome 3, C_canadensis_v1, whole genome shotgun sequence.
AACACTTCCAAAGTTAACTGCTTCTTCTATCTTTGAATCTTGGTCAAACTTGTAAGCTATGGGCATGatgttttcttcttttctttgcaCTTCATCATAGCTAACATTTGCAATGGGAACAGGGTcttcttttctctttctttttgcCGCGAGTATTTGTGAAACGTCAAAATTGGATCTTTTTAAACACCGCATTAAGTGGTTTCTTAGATGAGTAGTTCCGCTATTGCTGGATCCGCTTAGCTTCTTTTGACAATGTACACAAACGGCATAACATCCTTCGGCTTTCCTGACCCTTTCAAAGTGATTCCAAACCACAGATGTTAACCTCTTTGGTTTCTTAACAGGAGTTTCAGTTTGTATTTCCATCATATCAACTTGATGGAAACCTATTTGAATGATGAACATATCAGCATACTTTCAGAAGATTATACAAATTCTTGATCAGAGTATCAATACATAATAGACGTAAATAGGTCTAAAGTTTTTAATAtgcagattagcatttacatgaACTTTGAATAacataaaagtatgcaagaacaCTTCTTAAATTTAACTAAATAATTAATGATCTGGGCATCTAAAATGATAAACCTTTCTACAGGTTTATTGATTTGTTTCATTGGAGCATATGCTTTTGAACCTCTTCGAGGCTTCAAGCCATATAAGCGGGAATAGATGTTCACTATGGTTCAAAAAATATGTACCTCATCATcaatttttaacctttttataaaCCCATCGTTGGAAATGTTTGTATGTTTGACAATTATTGTGACATAAAGAGCTGAAATCAGGTAATTAGCCCATAGAGCGTTAAACATAAGAAATAACACCTCTATACAGTATCTGCTGAAAATTGATTTCAAATGCCTAATATTGTAATAAAAGAAGCAAACATAATTCGCCACCTTACTAATTTAATTTGTCTGAAAATGAATGTCCACTTTGAAAATTATTCGCCTAGATTCACATTATACCTTATGTACATACATGAAAAAAGGCCCTGCATTAATCATATGCATTTTAAAAAAGCGAAACCTTGCATTCATCTAATCAACAACTACATTAAGGGGGAGTTTaagcatatataaaaaaaaagaattagcTTATTAACATAAGGTTATGAGACTAAGCGGGTGTTTGGCTTAGCTTATCGGCTAACTGGTCTTCagcttatgtattttaattagAATAAGAAACTATGCACTTTAAGTTAGCTTAATTCTGGGCTTTATCAgcttataaaattttcaaacatCTACGCAAGCTCAAATATCTAAAATTACAAGCTTatcaacttaaacttattaagCTTATAAGCCCATAAGCATGAAAAAAGGGACTTTACTGGTTTTTAGAAATATctacaagctaaaaaaaatccatataaaATAAGCTAATCCAAACAACCCCTAAGTTAAGTCCAAAAGCAAAGTAATTagcttttaaaacttttaatagcTCTAAAAATAATCTTACCCCTAATTGTTGTTAAAATTATATCTATTAATCACATAATGTTTGCAGAATTgtaattagtttatatttttgtataaagtCAACCAAAAAACAACCCAAAATAGCATATAATTCATAAAGAAGACATAAATTAACATCTGAAACTGCattattttgtaatattaattaaattaatacgagtctaataataataataataattagggaaataataaaagaaaagcaGTGAAATTTCGAACCTATATATAATTTGCAGCAGTGGGTTAGTTTTTGATTATAAAAAAAGGGGTGTTATGTGTAATCCGATTGGATTGGATGGTCCAGTTAgggtttgtttttgtttattgaattgaattgaatttggGGATAAAAAAGAGGATCTGGATAATTTGACTGATAACCCGATGAAATTATAAGGAACCGGGTCGATGTTTGTTATGTGGGTTGGGTTAGGTTAGGTACGCTTCTGGCCGAGTCTTTTGGTAATGGCTTAATGAGTATGCTGTTTGCGGTTGTCATTTCATGTCTAACAAAAGAGTCTTAACAAAAATGCCTcggtctcaagtctcaactctATTGAGATGCAATAAGGCAAATTGATCAAATTATTTTTGACCTACTTGGGAGTTCGAATTGCTAAAATCTCGAGTTGGGTCGTGCTTACAAAAATAAAGGCTTACAATAGAATAAATAGCCAGTTATTTTAACGGGCCCTCATTACACCAAACTTCGAATAAACAACTAAAGAAAAATCAAACCAACAAGCCCTCTTGTGATAGTATTAGTAGTAAAtaatatatagggaaaagtacCTTGATGGTCTAATTTTGAGGTATAAATCTAAATATAGACACCTATCAGATATTTTACACATTTAGTTAATAAATTCTTACCACCTAATATTTTTGTAAGAAATAATATCATCCAATTAAAATACGACAAGTATGTTCCACAACTTATGGTCTTGTATTATTAGATCAAGTGTATATGTAGTATCAAGAATAATCTTATATTTGGTTTGTGTAGATACGATGATTTCGTTCTAATTGATTTACCATCCCTGTTTCCTTTTTAACAATGATTTTATTTTCCAAGACTTAAATCACATATAAAAGGGATATGTCCTCATGATTTAGAGTGATTACTTAAAAAATATAgctttatattttactttttttttctcttttaaattGTGTCTTAGTGCTATTATTTTCTTGAGTTCGTCACTATCTTACTTTTTGAATGGGGTGATCACGGCACTATGTAAGCTGCTCCTAACACGTATTGTAAATATGTTGTAAGTATGACATCAAAATCTTCATAATATAATCTATGTCATTTAACATTGCCCATTATATTGAGATGGTTCCTGGTGTCCAAAGGTCAAAATGTATTAACTTTATTTGTGCCCATTTCAAGACATGACGAATTAAATAAATAGGTAGGAgtttttgtaaaatttaatCTACATCTGAACAACCACAACTAACCTGGTTCACTTGAATGATGGATTTCATCAAGTCCATCATGTTTGGTTAACGATTCCTTGTACAATTATTGTTATATCTTTAATGCATTATTTACACGAAAACTTATAACTACAAGTAAAAGTTGTGGATTTTACAATGGACATTTGTCATAAATTATGTGGATGATTTggtttcttattaaaaaaatttgatagataaaaaatttaataaatttctaTATTGGGATTTACACTTTAAAATTAGACTATCTAGGTAATTtgccctaatatatatatgaatcaatCACTCgttcaccatatatatatagactaatTACTAGTTCACCAATATATATTTTGCAcctaatttttttgtttgatatatgTCTTTTATAACCTTTTTAAATTTGTACATAGTTGTAAGTGACATGATTAGATATTATAATAGGTTAatttattatcattgtttaaatTGACATATGAGTATTATGTGTACAAGAAATTGATGATAAACGTCTTTTGTGTAAAATCTTTGTCACATAAACTGTTCAAGGAAACTTTTAGATAATTCATTTGAATTCAAATCATCAACGCCTCTTGTAAACAATCATAACACCATCCAATATGGTCTCTTGTAAACTCAGGAACATGGACTCAGAGTCATCTCCTTCACGAGTCCGGTTAGGCTGAATCGGACTAGAACATGGACTCAGAGTCGTCTCCTTCACGAGTCTGGTTAGACTGAATCGGACTAAAACttgggtcaactttggtcaaacttggCTTACTTGGTCAACACTCTGCCAAATCGGCTCAACTTTgtcaattttctttttgtcgttataagaaattattaataaaaacttaaattggTTTAAGTTTATGTACTTAAACAATTAAGTTTGAACTTTAAAGTATTATGTTgatatttttaaacaattatatctaaatataaagtttattacatataacttcaaattttattatttttctataataaaataaaggatAATCTGACTTCTTCTTGATTACAATCggagtttttaaaaactcttgTCTTCTTCATTCTCCGATTCGATTCTAAGTTACGAGTTATCCAACATTgcctatttttaaaaaaagttataagacATTAATCTAACACCTTCAACCTTATTTGCTGATTtacattaaaaatttttatcactttaaatattttcactagCACTTTTACATTTATTACATTACACCAACCTACGCCGCCGCCACCAATTATCAAATCTAGGGATGGCAACGGACAATGAAAAAAGTCGTAACCCGCGGATACCCATCCATCATGGATGGATAACTTCATAAAAAAATTACCGTCGATATATAACGGATATAAATATGTACCCGTTTGCGGATCGCGGATGGGTAATGGATAAATTATATTCGTCATGGTATCCGTGTAGCGAACCCGCTATACCTGTACGTAAAACCCACGTATATATTTATAGTATAACCCGCCAAACCCGCAtcctaatatttatataagataaatattgatacgtaataaacttatatttaaatcaaatatGTTCCACCTTTAAAAGGTTAAcggagatattttagaaaaaaaaaaggattgatagtgtaatttaattattaatgttaagagaatagtgtatgtgaaaatattttaaagggttgtagccttgtaggtgtaaatattacataggagggcattttaaacatttctccccatgtaactttcaacatgagagtattttctttaatatagagtatagaagtatagatatagatatagataatttagtaaacaaattttaattaattttaataattaatcttGCTTTTCATATGggttttttaaaagattaattttaggaaacttttttataattattggaaGATATGAGATAAGTAAAGTTTTATAATCTTGCAGTGTGTGAACGGACATATAACATGTTCCTCCTGCTGCTCCAAGGTTAAGAGCAAATGTCCGTTTTGTTGCATGCCGATTGGTATGAGCCGTTGCCGAGGTCTTGAGAAGCTCATCGGTTCAATCTTTATATCATGCAAATATGCTAAGAATGGTTGTGAATTGAGAACCCCTTACAGTAACAAGAACGGGCATGAGCAACTGTGTTCTTATGTCACTTGCTTTTGCCCTCAACCGTCATGTTCCATTACTTGTTCTCCCAAGAGTTTGTATCTCCACTTTGTCAGCGCTCACGCTCAATCCACCACCCTTTTTACCTATAATACCACCTTCCCTGTTTCTATAGAAATGAACCAGAAGCAAATGTTCCTTCAAGAACAAGATAAAGGTGTTGTATTTGTCCTCATCAATCATGAAGTTCAACATGGACGAGCTTTCTATCTTGTCTGCATTGGCCTAAGTATATTGAAAACTAAGTTTGTATATCAACTCACTGCTGAAGCCACGGATACAACTCTTTCATTGAATTCTGTACCAGCTGTATACACAAGCTTGTCCAAAGATACCCCCATAAAGAATTACCTAACAATACCATCCGAGTTTGCGGGTAGCGATGGGCTCCTTTCCTTATCTCTCTCCATAAATAAAGTATCCGAGCTTGACGTGGAGGTCATTCAGCCTTGGGACTATGATCCGGATGCTGACAAAGTTCTGAAGGTGGTGCTTACTGATCCTGACATATTTGATTGCTCAATTTGTCTTACCCCATTATTCACCCCCATCTTCCAGGTACGCCATCTCTCTTTACTATGTTTGTCTATATTGCAACGTATACTTGAGAAAACTGgtaactaaaacaaatatatatgtttaaacaaggaaccaatatatttttttatgttttgtatgttAACCCCTTGCTTAGATGATCTACATTCTACAGTATATGACAATCCATACTTGCACAATTCTAAGGCTAGATAAAATCGTTCATGCAGCACATTAAATGGCATATACATACAATCCCAACCTCCATGTGCTTGTTCTGGTATTAACTGGTTAACTAGCTAGTGTATGATTCTAGGAATAATTTCTTGGTGTTCGTTAGCGTATCAGGCTATCAGCTACCGAAAGTTGATTTTTAGTATGACATTGCAGTGTGAGAACGGCCATCTAGCATGCTCCTTGTGTTGTTCCATGCTGAAGAGTAAATGTTCCTCTTGCTGTTGTAACTATAATCGCTGCTGAGGTCTTGAGAGGGTCATTGAACCAATCAGTAAAATATCATGCAGAAATGCTAAGAATGGTTGCAAAAAGGCTTTGCGTTACAGTAAGAAGAGTAAACATGAACAAAAATGTCCCCATGCCACATGCTATTGCCCTTACCCATCATGTCCCTTTGCTGGTTGTTACGAGAACCTGTACCTCCACTTTGGCATCCGACATGCCGCTTTTATCACCCGCTTTACCTACAATACCACCTTCTCTATATGTGTAGACATAAATCAGAAGCACATATATCTTCAAGAACAAAAGGGAACTGC
Coding sequences within:
- the LOC122591937 gene encoding E3 ubiquitin-protein ligase SINA-like 2, encoding MYPFADRGWVMDKLYSSWYPCSEPAIPCVNGHITCSSCCSKVKSKCPFCCMPIGMSRCRGLEKLIGSIFISCKYAKNGCELRTPYSNKNGHEQLCSYVTCFCPQPSCSITCSPKSLYLHFVSAHAQSTTLFTYNTTFPVSIEMNQKQMFLQEQDKGVVFVLINHEVQHGRAFYLVCIGLSILKTKFVYQLTAEATDTTLSLNSVPAVYTSLSKDTPIKNYLTIPSEFAGSDGLLSLSLSINKVSELDVEVIQPWDYDPDADKVLKVVLTDPDIFDCSICLTPLFTPIFQCENGHLACSLCCSMLKSKCSSCCFIEPISKISCRNAKNGCKKALRYSKKSKHEQKCPHATCYCPYPSCPFAGCYENLYLHFGIRHAAFITRFTYNTTFSICVDINQKHIYLQEQKGTAIFILTHEVREDGLYFYIDCVGTSAMKNKYVYQLEANSMEPCCSLKSVPEVHSKWSEHSHREIYLKVPFELVGYNGILSLSICITEGFEVEEWIFFRDD